A genomic window from Atribacterota bacterium includes:
- a CDS encoding CoB--CoM heterodisulfide reductase iron-sulfur subunit B family protein yields the protein MISYLFFKGCTIPASLPNVEKLALDILPEIGINLIESDEFTCCPDPIRLQGTSQYFWMASAARNIAIAEEKKLDIMTLCNGCENTLAIVNYKMKNNSELRRKVNEALKEIGREFQGTVKIKHFLQVLKEDIGLDNLKKMIRIPLTGLKVAGHPGCHLLMPNEILKFDNPVDPEFYDKFIAALGATPVDYLTKSDCCGISLSLAGDKEASNQCIQNKLIDVQLSGAQIISTACPACFNQFDFGQFMLSRDNPRLKEKPIPVLYAIELLALAMGRSFEEIGYNLHRVRIPVEEKI from the coding sequence ATGATAAGCTATCTGTTTTTTAAAGGATGTACCATACCAGCCAGTTTACCAAATGTGGAAAAATTAGCCTTGGATATTTTACCAGAAATAGGGATTAATTTAATAGAATCAGATGAATTCACCTGTTGTCCTGATCCTATAAGACTACAGGGGACCAGTCAATATTTCTGGATGGCTTCCGCTGCCAGAAATATTGCCATTGCTGAAGAAAAGAAGTTAGATATTATGACTTTATGCAATGGATGTGAAAATACTTTAGCCATCGTAAATTATAAAATGAAAAACAATTCTGAACTAAGAAGAAAGGTAAATGAAGCATTAAAAGAAATCGGAAGAGAGTTTCAGGGCACTGTCAAGATAAAACATTTTTTACAGGTCTTAAAAGAAGACATTGGATTAGATAATCTAAAAAAAATGATTAGGATTCCTTTGACTGGTCTTAAAGTTGCCGGTCATCCAGGATGTCATCTACTAATGCCCAATGAAATATTAAAATTTGATAATCCAGTGGATCCGGAATTTTACGATAAATTTATTGCTGCCTTGGGTGCAACCCCGGTTGATTATCTAACCAAGTCAGATTGCTGTGGTATATCTCTGAGTTTGGCTGGAGATAAAGAAGCCTCCAATCAATGTATTCAAAATAAATTGATTGATGTACAGCTTTCCGGAGCCCAGATTATCAGTACGGCCTGTCCGGCCTGTTTCAATCAATTCGATTTTGGTCAATTTATGCTTTCTCGAGACAATCCCCGATTGAAAGAAAAACCTATTCCAGTATTGTATGCCATTGAACTTTTAGCACTGGCAATGGGTCGTTCTTTTGAAGAAATTGGCTACAATCTCCATCGGGTAAGAATACCAGTTGAGGAAAAGATATAG
- a CDS encoding alpha/beta fold hydrolase, protein MNKILCSMLALFIFFSLSGFILIVSAQQPSNAPQEITGIEGIWEGKLQVPGAELRIVYRITKITEEELIATMDSPDQGITGIPVDEVNFKDHFVRLEVKSIGGFFEGKVSDDFSIVEGAWQQSGASFPLLLQRIEKPIEIRRSQEPEKPYPYIEEEVKYDNQEAKITLAGTLTLPEGEGPFPAVILISGSGPQDRNETIAGHRPFLVLADYLTRQGIAVLRFDDRGVGESTGDFTQATSEDFASDVLAGIVYLKTRKEVNSQQIGLLGHSEGGLIAPMVAVQSSDVAFIVLMAGTGLIGEEILYLQSALISRVMGASEEEIIRNQRYNETIYSLIKEGEDEEILVKELYQIFTDYFNELNEEEKDRIGDAEVYFNAQLQSLLSPWFKYFLIYDPKPALSKVKCPVLAINGGNDLQVPPAENLSAIEEALIAGGNSDFVIRELAGLNHLFQTADTGSPDEYARIEETISPDVLKLISDWILVPTLDLE, encoded by the coding sequence ATGAATAAAATCCTATGTAGTATGTTAGCTTTATTTATCTTTTTTTCTTTAAGCGGATTTATTCTCATAGTTTCAGCTCAACAACCGAGTAATGCTCCACAGGAAATAACTGGAATAGAAGGTATTTGGGAAGGCAAACTTCAAGTTCCGGGAGCTGAGCTCAGGATTGTTTACAGGATAACTAAAATTACTGAAGAGGAATTAATTGCTACCATGGATAGCCCCGATCAAGGGATAACCGGGATACCAGTTGATGAAGTTAATTTTAAAGACCACTTTGTACGCCTGGAAGTAAAATCTATAGGCGGATTTTTCGAAGGGAAAGTAAGTGATGATTTTTCAATAGTTGAAGGTGCCTGGCAACAATCTGGAGCATCCTTCCCCCTTTTGCTTCAACGGATAGAAAAGCCTATAGAAATAAGAAGATCACAGGAACCGGAAAAACCCTATCCCTATATTGAAGAAGAAGTTAAATATGATAACCAGGAAGCAAAAATAACTCTGGCTGGAACCTTAACCTTGCCAGAGGGAGAAGGACCATTTCCAGCAGTCATATTAATCAGCGGATCTGGACCTCAGGATAGAAATGAAACCATTGCCGGTCATCGTCCCTTTTTAGTGCTGGCTGATTATTTAACCCGTCAGGGTATTGCTGTTCTCAGATTTGATGATAGGGGAGTGGGAGAATCTACCGGAGACTTTACTCAGGCTACCAGTGAAGATTTCGCCTCAGATGTACTGGCTGGTATTGTCTATCTTAAAACCAGAAAAGAAGTTAATTCGCAACAAATCGGGCTCCTTGGTCATAGCGAAGGTGGTTTAATTGCTCCCATGGTTGCTGTACAATCATCGGATGTTGCCTTTATAGTCTTAATGGCAGGGACGGGATTAATCGGTGAGGAGATTTTATATTTACAAAGCGCTTTAATCTCCAGAGTAATGGGTGCAAGCGAAGAAGAAATAATTCGGAATCAGCGCTATAATGAAACAATCTATTCTCTGATCAAGGAAGGAGAAGATGAGGAGATATTAGTAAAAGAACTTTATCAGATATTTACAGATTACTTTAACGAATTAAATGAAGAAGAAAAGGATAGAATTGGTGATGCCGAAGTATATTTTAATGCCCAATTGCAAAGTTTATTATCTCCCTGGTTCAAATATTTCCTAATTTATGATCCTAAACCGGCTTTGAGTAAGGTTAAATGCCCTGTACTGGCCATAAATGGAGGAAACGATTTACAGGTGCCACCAGCTGAAAACCTTAGCGCAATAGAAGAGGCTTTGATAGCTGGAGGTAACAGTGATTTTGTGATTAGAGAATTAGCTGGACTTAATCATCTATTTCAGACTGCTGATACCGGATCACCTGATGAATATGCCAGGATTGAGGAGACAATATCACCAGATGTGTTAAAATTAATTAGTGATTGGATTCTAGTGCCTACCCTTGATTTAGAATAA
- a CDS encoding ABC transporter permease — MKDDAIIKDRNTRSEAIQRLMAFGALIIIFIGFSFASPYFCTFRNIIGILIATAVNGLLAIGVTFIIISGGIDLSVGTVMTLSAVMSGVFITYWDLPVPLGVIAGILTGCIAGSTNVILVSKFNIPPFVATLGMLNMARGFSLVISKLSPIYFALEKSVSGIAMGSILGSVIPGFDVPNAVLILFGSAIVASLILSKTILGRYCYAIGSNEKAVRLSGVNVIFWKTLIYTTAGLFIGIAGVVIASRLNSAQPSLGLGYELDAIAAAVIGGTSLRGGEGTIMGTIIGAFIISTLTNGLRIMSVPQEWQIVVTGFIVIFAVYLDILRKGTQL, encoded by the coding sequence ATGAAAGATGATGCTATAATTAAAGATAGAAATACCCGTTCAGAAGCCATACAAAGATTAATGGCTTTTGGTGCTTTAATTATCATTTTTATTGGTTTCTCTTTTGCATCTCCTTATTTCTGTACATTTCGTAATATAATTGGAATACTCATTGCTACTGCCGTTAATGGTCTTCTTGCTATCGGTGTTACCTTTATTATTATTTCTGGTGGAATTGACTTATCAGTTGGAACGGTAATGACACTTTCTGCTGTAATGAGTGGTGTATTTATTACTTATTGGGATTTACCTGTTCCTTTAGGGGTTATAGCAGGGATATTGACCGGATGTATAGCTGGTTCTACTAATGTTATATTAGTATCTAAATTTAACATACCACCATTTGTAGCTACATTGGGTATGTTAAATATGGCCAGAGGATTTTCTCTGGTTATTTCAAAGCTTAGTCCAATTTATTTTGCCCTGGAAAAGTCGGTTAGTGGTATTGCTATGGGTTCCATTCTGGGTTCAGTGATTCCAGGATTTGATGTTCCTAATGCTGTTTTAATCTTATTTGGTTCTGCAATTGTGGCCAGTCTTATTCTTTCCAAGACAATTCTGGGAAGATACTGTTATGCAATTGGAAGCAATGAAAAGGCAGTGCGATTATCTGGTGTTAATGTAATTTTCTGGAAGACCCTTATTTATACAACTGCAGGTTTGTTTATTGGGATTGCTGGGGTGGTAATAGCCTCTCGGCTTAATTCTGCCCAACCCTCCCTGGGACTGGGTTATGAGTTAGATGCCATTGCCGCAGCAGTTATCGGTGGAACTTCATTAAGGGGTGGAGAGGGCACCATAATGGGGACTATAATAGGCGCATTTATCATTAGCACCCTTACCAATGGCTTGCGTATCATGTCAGTTCCACAAGAGTGGCAAATAGTTGTTACTGGTTTTATAGTTATTTTTGCCGTATATCTGGATATTCTTCGTAAGGGTACGCAATTATAA